Proteins from a genomic interval of Gadus macrocephalus chromosome 2, ASM3116895v1:
- the LOC132451583 gene encoding glutaryl-CoA dehydrogenase, mitochondrial-like — MALRNAVCRLLVPGRCAVISSSRSQGSAAPAMATEKTERKPKAPKPVFDWRDALQLEGQLTEEEVMIRDSFRDYCQEKLMPRILLANRNEVFHREIISEMGEMGVLGPTIKGYGCAGTSYVAYGLIAREVERVDSGYRSVMSVQSSLVMHPIYAYGTEAQKEKWLPRLARGEILGCFGLTEPNHGSDPGGMETRARFNPSSRTYSLTGTKTWITNSPEADVAVVWAKCDDGKVRGFILERGMKGLSTPKIEGKFSLRASVTGMIVMEDVEVPEENLLPKISGLGGPFGCLNNARYGIAWGALGAAEFCFHTARQYTLDRIQFGVPLARNQLMQKKMADMLTEITLGLQSCLQLGRLIDDKKAAPEMISMLKRNSCGKALDVARQARDMLGGNGIADEYHVIRHVMNLEAVNTYEGTHDIHALILGRAITGLQSFTVDN, encoded by the exons ATGGCTTTGAGGAACGCCGTGTGCCGTCTGCTGGTCCCCGGCAGATGTGCCGTCATCTCGTCGAGCAGATCCCAAGGCAGCGCCGCACCTGCGATGG CAACAGAAAAGACTGAGCGGAAGCCTAAAGCAC CCAAGCCGGTGTTTGACTGGCGCGATGCGCTGCAGCTGGAAGGGcagctgacggaggaggaggtcatgATCCGCGACTCCTTCAGAGACTACTGCCAGGAGAAGCTCATGCCCCGCATACTGCTGGCCAATAGGAatgaag TGTTCCACAGGGAGATCATCTCTGAGATGGGGGAAATGGGGGTTCTGGGCCCCACCATCAAAG GTTACGGCTGCGCGGGGACCAGCTATGTGGCGTATGGCCTCATCGCCCGGGAGGTGGAGCGCGTGGACAGCGGCTACCGCTCCGTGATGTCGGTCCAGTCCTCGCTGGTCATGCACCCCATCTACGCCTACGGCACCGAGGCGCAGAAGGAGAAGTGGCTCCCCCGACTAG CTCGAGGTGAGATCCTGGGCTGCTTCGGCCTGACGGAGCCCAACCATGGCAGCGACCCCGGAGGCATGGAGACCCGGGCCCGGTTCAACCCCTCCAGCCGCACCTACAGCCTGACCGGCACCAAGACCTG GATCACCAACTCCCCTGAGGCAGACGTGGCCGTTGTCTGGGCCAAGTGCGACGACGGGAAGGTGCGCGGCTTCATCCTTGAGCGCGGCATGAAGGGCTTGTCCACGCCTAAGATCGAGGGCAAGTTCTCCCTGAGGGCCTCGGTCACCGGGATGATCGTCATGGAGGATGTGGAGGTGCCCGAGGAGAACCTGCTGCCCAAAATCAGCGGCCTGGGG GGACCGTTTGGCTGTCTGAACAACGCCCGCTACGGCATCGCCTGGGGGGCCCTGGGAGCCGCCGAGTTCTGCTTTCACACAGCGCGCCAGTACACCTTGGACCG GATCCAGTTCGGAGTGCCACTGGCCCGCAACCAGCTGATGCAGAAGAAGATGGCGGACATGCTGACAGAGATCACCCTGGGCCTGCAGTCCTGTCTGCAGCTGGGGAGACTCATCGACGACAAGAA GGCGGCTCCAGAGATGATCTCCATGCTGAAGAGGAACAGCTGTGGTAAGGCGCTAGATGTGGCCCGCCAGGCCCGGGACATGCTAGGGGGCAACGGCATCGCCGACGAGTACCACGTCATCCGCCACGTCATGAACCTAGAGGCCGTCAACACCTACGAAG GTACCCACGACATCCACGCCCTGATCCTGGGCCGAGCCATCACCGGCCTGCAGTCCTTCACCGTGGACAACTAG
- the syce2 gene encoding synaptonemal complex central element protein 2, producing MAEFFPGKSAPIYQSTPKPGSSTSRPGSDLLVPQPAENLSIQHGTGDHVMTSEGSGVILDISSIPEQEPSPSRKKPRLGAPQTASSSSSSSSFCSLPWSDVDELGRRAQELVERINQSRDRDQEIICSFQDQLLSKVGDVCQQVKEQLFSSYEEQGQGLEQQLQELSRVLERSSSLSTELQDVSTTLSVINTGLLHSPRALMEPRTSSRDHPDQPSPLDTTDPLYAEPGP from the exons ATGGCAGAGTTTTTCCCTGGGAAATCTGCGCCCATCTACCAGTCCACCCCCAAACCCGGGTCCTCAACCTCCAGACCTGGGTCCGACCTCCTGGTCCCGCAGCCCGCCGAG AACCTCTCCATACAACACGGCACCGGGGACCATGTGATGACCAG CGAAGGCTCAGGCGTCATACTGGACATCTCCAGCATCCCCGAGCAAGAGCCCAGCCCCAGCCGTAAGAAGCCCAGGCTGGGAGCCCCCCagacagcctcctcctcctcttcctcctcctccttctgctccctgCCGTGGTCAGACGTGGATGAGCTCGGGAGACGAGCCCAGGAGCTGGTGGAGAGGATCAACCAGAGCCGGGACCGCGACCAGGAGATCATCTGCAGCTTCCAAGACCAACTGCTGTCAAAG GTGGGGGACGTGTGCCAGCAAGTGAAGGAGCAGCTGTTCTCTAGCTATGAGGAGCAGGGCCAGGGCttggagcagcagctgcaggagcTGTCCCGGGTGCTGGAGAGGAGCAGCTCGCTGAGCACCGAGCTCCAGGATGTCAGCACCACGCTGTCTGTGATCAACACCGGCCTGCTGCACAGCCCCCGGGCCCTGATGGAGCCAAGGACAAGCTCCCGGGACCACCCAGACCAGCCCAGTCCTCTAGACACCACAGACCCCCTTTATGCTGAACCAGGTCCGTGA